One window of the Gimesia sp. genome contains the following:
- a CDS encoding SgcJ/EcaC family oxidoreductase, whose amino-acid sequence MQSDEQDIRDLVSTWLEATKAGDTEKVLELMAEDVVFLVPGEPPMVGKAPYKEAAQPHPEQPVPEIEGVSEIQEIKVLGDWAYMWTEMAVKVTPTGGHPIKRVGHTLSILHKENGKWVIARDANMLVPVTGNG is encoded by the coding sequence ATGCAAAGCGATGAACAGGATATTCGTGATCTGGTCAGCACCTGGCTGGAAGCGACAAAAGCAGGCGACACCGAGAAAGTACTGGAACTGATGGCCGAGGATGTCGTATTCCTTGTTCCGGGAGAACCTCCCATGGTAGGGAAAGCACCTTACAAAGAAGCGGCGCAGCCCCACCCCGAACAGCCGGTTCCGGAGATTGAAGGTGTCAGCGAAATTCAGGAGATCAAAGTTCTGGGCGACTGGGCCTACATGTGGACTGAAATGGCTGTCAAGGTGACGCCAACAGGCGGACATCCCATCAAGCGGGTCGGCCACACACTGTCCATTCTGCACAAAGAGAATGGCAAATGGGTGATCGCCCGCGACGCCAACATGCTGGTACCGGTTACGGGAAACGGATAA
- a CDS encoding barstar family protein, with protein MPEVIYTIDGNDFENLTELSQVFSKTVLQNHTWHGNFNALNDLLRGGFGTPEEGFTLVWKNSGKSRDDLGQNATVKYYEQLLKVCQPDNRVYLEEELERVCQGAGPTLFEIIVKIIHDHGPGGSEAEDGVLLQLE; from the coding sequence ATGCCCGAAGTAATCTATACCATTGATGGAAACGATTTTGAAAATCTCACCGAGCTGTCTCAGGTCTTCAGCAAAACCGTTCTACAGAATCACACCTGGCACGGGAATTTCAATGCATTGAATGACCTGCTGCGCGGTGGATTCGGAACGCCCGAAGAGGGATTTACGCTGGTCTGGAAGAATTCAGGTAAATCACGCGATGACCTGGGGCAGAATGCCACTGTGAAATATTACGAACAGCTTTTAAAAGTCTGTCAGCCTGACAACCGTGTGTATCTTGAAGAGGAACTGGAAAGGGTCTGCCAGGGGGCAGGCCCCACACTGTTCGAAATCATCGTGAAAATCATTCATGACCACGGTCCGGGAGGTTCAGAAGCAGAAGATGGCGTGCTGCTGCAATTAGAGTAA
- a CDS encoding GNAT family N-acetyltransferase: MALTLQPLDHPDQLDLLAEEARSQGYRMLDRLQQEWREGTNCFDREGECVLIAVRSDRIVGVCGLNRDPYCARDDVGRVRRLYVSVEFRRQDIGRQLVETIQQHCQEKFSQFRLRTHSPEADAFYLSLGFRHTTEDPCCTHVREVQPVLERPIVDGT, encoded by the coding sequence ATGGCTCTCACGCTGCAACCACTGGACCACCCCGATCAACTGGACCTGCTGGCAGAGGAAGCCCGCAGCCAGGGCTATCGCATGCTGGATCGACTGCAGCAGGAATGGCGGGAAGGTACTAATTGTTTTGACCGGGAAGGTGAATGTGTGCTGATCGCGGTAAGGTCAGATCGCATTGTCGGTGTCTGCGGATTGAACCGGGATCCGTACTGCGCCCGAGACGATGTCGGTCGGGTGCGGCGGCTTTATGTATCCGTAGAATTCCGTCGACAGGATATCGGTCGACAGCTCGTGGAGACAATCCAGCAACATTGTCAGGAAAAATTCTCTCAATTCCGACTGCGAACGCATTCTCCTGAAGCGGACGCCTTTTATCTGTCCCTGGGTTTTCGTCACACGACTGAGGATCCCTGTTGTACTCATGTCCGGGAGGTTCAGCCCGTACTGGAAAGACCGATTGTGGACGGCACTTAA
- a CDS encoding sulfatase, with product MQPQKERMNRFVWCMLFICCLIQSPAVLASPPNILLIVSEDNGPELGCYGDPYAQTPHLDRLAAEGVRFENAFVPYSVCSPSRACFLTGKYPHQNGQIGLATHKFAMYHKETPNFVTLLKQHGYFTGLIGKLHVNPEAAFPFDYRAIPGANFNRRQPVTAYADKARDFFKQAQKAPWFLSVNFPDAHLPFLKQANGRPAQPLTADDVKPMPWVGVDTARLREHVANYYNCLARLDIGVGLLLEKLKQTGAAENTLVIYIGDHGAQFPRGKGSVYEGGLRVPLIVRWPGVAEPGLVRTELASTVDLLPTALAAADMSIPQDLPGRDLKPLLTAGPAKDWREYIFGFTTGSFARNCYIQHSLRDARYKLISNPRPGTENLIADSYLDESHPHFVISGATAADQKTISPRTKAAFARWSTPPRYELYDLQQDPYEWNNLADDPDYAETKQHLIDALTALQRQTRDPFLAPENVEAFVKEQLAHRDMRYRKQKQFRWSYLDTFADWRSAR from the coding sequence ATGCAGCCGCAAAAGGAAAGAATGAACCGGTTTGTCTGGTGCATGCTGTTTATCTGTTGCCTGATACAGAGCCCCGCCGTTTTGGCGAGCCCGCCGAATATTCTGTTGATCGTTTCAGAAGACAATGGCCCTGAACTGGGCTGCTATGGCGATCCGTATGCACAGACGCCGCATCTGGATCGACTGGCCGCGGAAGGGGTGCGGTTCGAGAATGCGTTCGTCCCCTACTCCGTCTGTTCGCCGTCGCGGGCCTGTTTTCTAACCGGAAAGTATCCGCACCAGAATGGACAGATTGGCCTGGCGACCCACAAGTTCGCCATGTACCACAAAGAGACGCCCAATTTTGTGACGCTGCTCAAACAGCATGGATATTTCACGGGACTGATTGGCAAGCTGCACGTGAATCCGGAAGCCGCTTTTCCCTTCGATTATCGTGCGATTCCCGGCGCGAATTTCAATCGTCGTCAGCCGGTAACGGCTTATGCAGACAAGGCGAGGGATTTCTTTAAACAGGCACAGAAAGCCCCCTGGTTTTTATCGGTGAACTTTCCCGATGCTCATCTCCCGTTCCTGAAACAGGCGAATGGCAGACCAGCCCAGCCGCTCACCGCAGATGATGTCAAGCCGATGCCCTGGGTGGGCGTCGATACGGCCCGGCTGCGGGAACATGTCGCCAATTATTACAATTGCCTGGCGCGACTCGACATCGGCGTCGGGCTGCTGCTGGAAAAACTAAAGCAGACGGGAGCAGCTGAGAATACGCTCGTCATTTACATCGGCGATCATGGTGCCCAGTTCCCCCGCGGCAAAGGGAGCGTGTATGAAGGGGGCCTGCGTGTTCCACTCATTGTTCGCTGGCCGGGTGTCGCGGAACCGGGACTGGTCCGCACCGAGCTGGCTTCCACGGTGGATCTGCTACCGACCGCCCTGGCGGCTGCCGATATGTCGATCCCCCAGGACCTGCCAGGACGAGACCTGAAACCTCTGTTGACTGCTGGTCCTGCGAAAGACTGGCGGGAGTATATCTTTGGCTTTACCACAGGTTCCTTTGCACGGAACTGCTATATCCAGCATTCGTTGCGGGACGCCCGTTATAAGCTGATCTCCAATCCGCGTCCCGGCACCGAAAACCTGATCGCAGACAGTTATCTGGATGAATCGCATCCCCACTTTGTCATCTCCGGTGCGACTGCCGCCGACCAGAAAACGATTTCACCCCGAACGAAAGCGGCTTTTGCACGCTGGTCGACGCCACCTCGATACGAACTGTATGACCTGCAGCAGGATCCATACGAATGGAACAATCTGGCCGACGATCCCGACTATGCTGAAACGAAGCAGCATCTGATCGACGCCTTAACAGCGCTCCAGCGACAGACGCGGGACCCGTTTCTCGCCCCCGAGAACGTCGAGGCTTTCGTCAAAGAACAACTGGCCCACCGGGATATGCGTTACCGCAAGCAGAAGCAGTTCCGCTGGTCTTATCTTGATACATTCGCCGACTGGCGTTCAGCCCGGTAG
- a CDS encoding BlaI/MecI/CopY family transcriptional regulator, producing MAKKTKSDLPAQAMTDVEWVIMNVVWEQEPCAAGTVQEALADSQGWAYSTVKTTMDRMVTKGLLTRKAIRNLNLFSSAISPDKAKRGELKRLLRRAFNGALSPLLQFIVEEEELSPDEIQQLREFIKQAGKKTK from the coding sequence ATGGCGAAAAAAACAAAATCTGATCTGCCAGCGCAGGCGATGACTGATGTGGAGTGGGTCATCATGAATGTCGTCTGGGAACAGGAGCCTTGTGCAGCGGGGACCGTACAGGAAGCGTTAGCAGATTCGCAGGGCTGGGCCTACAGTACGGTCAAAACCACGATGGACCGGATGGTGACCAAGGGGCTGTTGACCCGCAAAGCAATCCGCAATCTGAATCTCTTCAGCTCAGCGATCAGCCCCGATAAAGCCAAACGGGGAGAATTGAAACGCCTCTTGCGCCGCGCCTTCAATGGTGCTTTATCACCGCTGTTGCAGTTCATTGTTGAAGAAGAGGAACTCTCACCCGATGAAATTCAGCAACTGCGCGAGTTTATTAAGCAGGCAGGGAAAAAGACGAAGTAA
- a CDS encoding carboxypeptidase regulatory-like domain-containing protein, whose translation MAVSGNGVIELLNQSGEMFWNFSRSMFLQASLLVLVILLLDLFLRYHARAVTRYWLWSLVLLKLILPVSLYSPVSIASWFADWIPTEAVVQNTESELAMPLAANTPEGIQTGTDPLVQPSLTEPFLQSHPQSPQLPPTGLPSDSMLAVPDSEVESPAEPAALPALQASAILLLIWLSAVTMLSASVLWRTGRVRKLTLQAESAGAGLVSRLNECVLLLGMKPDSVKLKVSEETGSPAICGFWRATIILPRHLLEKLTPEQYRQIFIHELAHWKRFDLQVNCLQTLLLILYFYHPLVWLTHVMLKRLREQAVDETVLVTLNEQPSHYSATLLDIAALTPAVESPRLQLLGILESRKSLTQRIRRMITRPIPRSARLGLVSLLLILFAGVLLLPMSRLKETHAAVDRQESADHESEQQLSDKAQFLNQSPPARQTKPREEKSSSQYVLSGRVTDQAGAPVTDAQVLLIPKSGGHVLKTSTDKEGNYHFSEITKPGPHRIMILSQRWVGLERLADRPRVDLAADQRLVKNITLERACQLRIQTVNEQGKPVPGAIVYRKLMNDSRGFTARAVTTDQSGEVTLGLKPSREKYLIGIASPDHALEKLTLQVDDPDQIVTRKIVLREGEAVDGKIVYADGKIPVGLKINALPQWWEFSGHPPGYRISEAGRFTLPHIVAGVYNVMVAVPGVGGKPVLTGTYLLNREQPLDLKLNLPSPASMVTLSGKISYTGDLKKASRPFLLIAYSTDGYNEASAEIQPGQTEFKFDPIQRGKYELSLLSTEIQLKGDYTVFAPANDFQLNVVVTGKPQISGTVLADDTNQPISKFRVRAIKLKTLRGAHYGQEPRWQDVDQSSGEFKVAVNGPGIYRIEVAADGYARALSESVNTDQIQGKPIQIKLTRGVTLTGTVVNAQGQPVDGATVIPLSLSRGVMWNTLDQFTTDSDAVKTVDGKFSIPHLAPGKESLKVTHPDYDYAILKDIDLAASPLPNVEVTLTEGGTVQGLVTGDNGKPQPNVTLFFHDRYGYNGDAARKAGLLATVITDEEGRYSVSHLPNQICYVVRKYEWNSLGVVRQAVLPQNGKTSTLNLGGRPELTGRLIVNGKPLANTRILLAGENPNFGIFRAYTNTDSEGMFHFFGAGPGQRTLYYEVPNVNNDWVPVRSLELISDDQDLGTLETQVGQLTVNCQPETLDDMRLGLFNYHPVWTASLRAGNLVPRTNSSAPFVFKQVTTRDYVIIASRSGYPSVYQKVHVTKENLNSQLTLPIPEGTATIHFKLDQELMQANEPLRLKLWSKDQRLLTRISSFEAGEYVARHLPAGDYYLTRVDIRESKKLLQFTLKENEQKTVTLTSELFKKSESNLGFRTINVFTQAGVPLPGCQIQLKSSSGTISRHIEQFERQSFVGDPGTYDLTVSYPGFQTLHGKVKLIPPDKSWIYPDNLTFNLRLKPETD comes from the coding sequence ATGGCTGTCTCAGGGAACGGAGTAATCGAACTTCTCAATCAGTCCGGCGAAATGTTCTGGAATTTCAGCAGGAGCATGTTCCTCCAGGCCAGTCTGCTGGTACTCGTGATTCTGCTCCTCGATCTGTTTCTCCGGTATCATGCCCGCGCTGTGACCCGCTACTGGCTCTGGTCGCTGGTTCTGCTCAAACTGATCTTACCGGTCAGCCTCTATTCTCCTGTCAGTATCGCCAGCTGGTTTGCTGACTGGATTCCCACGGAAGCCGTCGTGCAGAACACTGAATCTGAGCTGGCGATGCCCCTTGCAGCCAATACGCCAGAGGGCATACAGACAGGAACAGATCCCCTTGTACAGCCATCTTTGACAGAGCCATTCCTGCAATCTCATCCACAGTCGCCCCAACTGCCTCCAACTGGTCTCCCCTCTGACTCAATGTTGGCTGTGCCTGATTCGGAAGTTGAGTCGCCTGCAGAGCCAGCAGCTCTGCCTGCTCTGCAAGCGTCTGCGATCCTGCTGTTGATCTGGCTCTCAGCGGTAACGATGCTCTCTGCCAGTGTGCTCTGGCGTACGGGACGCGTTAGAAAACTCACGCTTCAGGCTGAATCCGCTGGTGCAGGGCTGGTATCCCGGTTGAATGAGTGTGTCTTACTGCTGGGAATGAAACCAGATTCAGTGAAGTTAAAAGTATCGGAGGAAACAGGAAGTCCGGCGATCTGCGGATTCTGGCGGGCGACGATCATTCTTCCTCGGCATCTACTCGAAAAGCTCACCCCGGAACAGTATCGCCAGATCTTTATCCACGAGCTGGCTCACTGGAAACGCTTTGACTTACAGGTCAACTGTCTGCAGACTCTGCTGTTGATTCTGTATTTTTATCATCCTCTGGTCTGGCTGACGCACGTAATGCTCAAGCGTCTGCGGGAGCAGGCCGTGGATGAAACAGTGCTTGTCACACTGAATGAGCAGCCGTCACACTATTCCGCAACACTGCTCGACATCGCTGCTCTGACGCCTGCTGTCGAGAGCCCACGGCTGCAGCTGCTGGGGATCCTCGAATCCCGTAAATCGCTGACGCAGCGGATTCGACGCATGATCACCCGGCCCATCCCGCGGTCTGCCCGGCTGGGGCTGGTCAGTTTACTGCTGATTCTATTTGCCGGAGTGCTTCTCCTGCCGATGTCTCGACTGAAAGAAACACACGCAGCAGTCGACAGGCAAGAGAGTGCGGATCATGAATCCGAGCAGCAACTGTCGGATAAAGCTCAATTTCTTAATCAGAGTCCACCGGCCAGACAGACAAAACCACGAGAGGAGAAATCCTCATCACAATATGTGTTAAGTGGACGAGTGACCGATCAAGCCGGTGCGCCCGTCACCGATGCGCAAGTTCTTCTGATACCCAAGTCTGGCGGACATGTGTTAAAAACGAGCACGGACAAAGAGGGAAACTATCACTTTTCCGAAATCACAAAACCTGGACCACACCGCATCATGATTTTGTCGCAGCGTTGGGTGGGACTTGAGCGTCTCGCGGATCGTCCGCGGGTCGACCTGGCGGCAGATCAACGGCTGGTGAAAAATATCACACTCGAACGCGCCTGTCAGTTACGCATTCAAACCGTCAATGAACAAGGCAAACCTGTTCCCGGGGCCATCGTATACCGTAAATTGATGAATGATTCGCGAGGGTTCACTGCTCGGGCTGTCACAACCGATCAGTCGGGAGAGGTGACACTCGGTCTGAAGCCTTCCCGGGAAAAATATCTGATAGGAATCGCTTCACCCGACCACGCTTTGGAGAAACTGACGCTTCAAGTGGACGATCCGGATCAAATCGTCACACGGAAGATTGTGCTCAGGGAGGGAGAAGCAGTTGACGGCAAAATAGTCTATGCGGACGGGAAAATTCCGGTCGGATTAAAAATCAATGCGCTGCCTCAGTGGTGGGAATTCAGCGGACATCCCCCCGGTTATCGAATCAGTGAGGCGGGAAGATTCACACTCCCCCATATTGTAGCCGGCGTTTATAACGTAATGGTCGCGGTTCCCGGAGTGGGGGGGAAACCTGTCCTCACCGGTACTTATCTGCTCAATCGGGAACAGCCACTTGATCTGAAACTGAATCTCCCTTCTCCCGCTTCGATGGTCACACTCTCAGGAAAGATCAGCTATACCGGCGATCTGAAAAAGGCTTCCAGGCCCTTCCTGCTCATTGCATATTCCACTGATGGGTACAACGAAGCGTCTGCCGAGATCCAACCTGGCCAGACAGAGTTTAAGTTCGATCCCATTCAGCGAGGAAAATATGAACTCAGTCTCCTTTCAACAGAGATTCAATTGAAAGGCGACTACACGGTATTTGCCCCCGCCAATGATTTTCAACTGAATGTCGTCGTGACCGGCAAACCGCAGATCAGTGGTACGGTTCTGGCCGACGATACAAATCAGCCGATCAGCAAATTCCGGGTACGGGCCATTAAACTGAAGACGCTTCGCGGTGCGCATTATGGGCAGGAACCGCGCTGGCAGGATGTGGATCAGAGCAGCGGGGAATTTAAAGTCGCAGTCAATGGTCCGGGTATCTACCGGATCGAAGTCGCTGCAGACGGCTATGCCCGTGCGCTCAGTGAGTCTGTGAATACCGATCAAATTCAGGGAAAGCCGATTCAGATCAAACTAACCAGGGGAGTCACGCTGACCGGAACCGTTGTCAATGCACAGGGGCAGCCCGTCGATGGGGCGACCGTGATTCCGCTGTCTCTGTCCCGGGGCGTCATGTGGAACACGCTGGATCAATTCACAACCGACAGTGACGCCGTGAAAACCGTTGACGGGAAGTTTTCGATCCCGCATCTGGCTCCGGGGAAGGAATCGCTGAAAGTGACTCATCCGGACTACGACTATGCGATTCTGAAAGACATCGATCTGGCAGCCAGTCCGCTCCCGAACGTGGAAGTCACTCTCACAGAAGGCGGAACCGTGCAGGGACTCGTCACAGGCGATAACGGAAAACCACAACCGAATGTCACGCTCTTCTTCCATGACCGATATGGCTATAACGGTGATGCCGCCCGCAAAGCCGGGCTACTGGCCACCGTGATCACGGATGAAGAAGGTCGCTATTCGGTTTCTCATCTCCCCAATCAGATCTGTTATGTCGTTAGGAAATATGAATGGAACTCTCTAGGCGTCGTGCGTCAGGCCGTTCTGCCTCAAAATGGCAAAACCAGCACACTCAACCTGGGGGGAAGACCCGAATTGACGGGCCGACTGATAGTCAACGGAAAACCTTTAGCGAATACACGCATCCTCCTGGCTGGTGAGAATCCGAATTTTGGCATATTTCGGGCCTATACCAACACCGACAGCGAAGGGATGTTTCACTTCTTCGGCGCGGGGCCTGGTCAGCGAACTCTGTATTATGAAGTACCCAATGTGAATAATGATTGGGTGCCGGTCAGATCGTTAGAATTAATTTCAGACGATCAGGATCTGGGGACTCTGGAGACGCAGGTTGGTCAACTGACAGTGAATTGTCAGCCAGAAACACTGGATGACATGCGACTGGGGTTGTTTAATTATCATCCTGTGTGGACCGCAAGCTTGAGGGCAGGTAATCTGGTGCCGCGGACAAACAGCAGTGCACCATTTGTCTTCAAACAGGTGACAACGCGAGATTATGTCATTATCGCATCTCGTTCCGGGTACCCCTCTGTTTACCAGAAGGTGCATGTCACGAAGGAGAATCTGAATAGTCAGCTCACGCTGCCCATTCCCGAGGGGACGGCGACAATTCATTTCAAGCTGGATCAGGAACTGATGCAGGCCAATGAACCGTTACGACTCAAACTGTGGAGCAAAGACCAGCGGTTGCTGACAAGGATCTCCTCCTTTGAAGCAGGAGAATATGTCGCCAGGCACCTGCCTGCAGGAGACTACTATCTGACGCGGGTCGACATTCGCGAATCGAAAAAACTGCTGCAGTTCACTCTTAAGGAGAATGAACAGAAAACCGTGACTCTGACTTCCGAACTATTCAAAAAATCAGAGTCAAATCTCGGGTTTCGAACCATCAATGTCTTTACTCAGGCAGGAGTCCCGTTACCCGGTTGTCAGATCCAACTGAAAAGTAGCTCAGGTACGATCTCTCGCCACATCGAACAGTTTGAACGCCAGAGTTTTGTGGGAGACCCGGGCACATATGACCTCACCGTTTCCTACCCGGGGTTTCAGACACTGCACGGGAAAGTGAAACTGATTCCCCCGGACAAATCCTGGATATACCCGGACAACCTGACCTTCAATCTGCGTCTGAAACCGGAAACTGATTAG
- a CDS encoding SRPBCC family protein: MSDNSVRLHRVLRTTPEKLYRSFLEPEAFARWLPPNGFTARVYEMTPEEGGNFRMSFTNFTTGNGHSFSGTYLELKPHSRICYTTKFDDPGLPGEMKNTIDIQQVSCGTEIRILQEGIPEVIPTEGCYLGWQESLCHLARLVEPEIPE; this comes from the coding sequence ATGTCAGACAACTCTGTCAGACTGCACCGTGTTTTGCGTACCACACCAGAGAAACTGTACCGCTCCTTTCTGGAGCCGGAAGCCTTTGCCCGCTGGCTGCCACCAAACGGTTTCACTGCCAGAGTTTACGAAATGACTCCGGAAGAAGGGGGCAACTTCAGGATGTCGTTCACCAATTTCACTACCGGTAACGGACACAGCTTTAGCGGCACTTATCTTGAGCTGAAACCCCATTCCAGAATCTGCTACACGACGAAGTTTGACGATCCCGGACTCCCCGGTGAGATGAAAAACACCATCGATATCCAACAGGTCTCCTGCGGCACCGAAATCCGGATTCTGCAGGAAGGAATTCCCGAAGTGATTCCCACTGAAGGCTGCTACCTGGGCTGGCAGGAATCACTGTGCCACCTGGCCCGACTGGTGGAGCCGGAGATCCCGGAGTAA
- a CDS encoding arylsulfatase, whose amino-acid sequence MNVVSHFFRTQFLLPLLLLSLFLPTTVQADQLPNIVYILADDLGYGDVSCYNPESKITTPHIDRLATEGMKFTDAHTPSAVCTPTRYGILTGRYCWRTRLKYRVLDGFDPPLIEQDQTTVPSLLKKAGYDTACVGKWHLGMQWTDKNGQPVPAVPIDRRQRPRVGDDVDYTQPILGGPLANGFDYYFGISASLNMSPFCFIRNDRPVILPTIPSERIQTEFLSVDQGMRSPDFTIRSVMPTLTGEAVQFIERQAKHSPERPFFLYFPLTAPHLPLVPNDEFIGKSAAGEYGDFVLEVDATVGAIMEALQRSGKADNTLFIFTSDNGGLYHWWTPQETDDLKYYKPNHRGQYVKDRGHQGNAHLRGTKADIWEGGHRVPFIVRWPGQTPAGTSNAELVELTDLLATCAAITDQKLPAGEGEDSVNILPALLGKELKQPLRDYAIHHSLWGHFSVRQGPWKMVPKRGSGGFTRAREVEPQPGEPTGQLYNLKQDPSETKNVWQEHPEVVERLSKILKQVQGDDK is encoded by the coding sequence ATGAACGTCGTATCGCACTTCTTCCGTACACAGTTTCTGCTGCCGCTGCTGCTCCTGAGTCTGTTTCTGCCGACCACGGTTCAGGCAGATCAGTTGCCGAACATCGTTTATATTCTGGCAGATGATCTCGGTTATGGCGATGTGAGCTGTTACAACCCGGAATCGAAGATTACTACCCCACACATCGATCGGCTGGCCACGGAAGGCATGAAATTCACCGACGCCCATACGCCGTCAGCCGTCTGTACGCCAACGCGGTACGGAATTCTGACTGGCCGCTACTGCTGGCGGACGCGGTTGAAATACCGTGTGCTGGATGGCTTTGATCCGCCCCTCATCGAACAGGACCAGACCACGGTCCCGTCCCTGCTCAAAAAAGCGGGATACGACACGGCCTGTGTCGGCAAGTGGCACCTGGGCATGCAGTGGACTGACAAAAACGGTCAGCCGGTGCCTGCGGTTCCCATTGACCGACGTCAGCGTCCCCGTGTGGGAGATGATGTGGATTACACCCAGCCGATTCTCGGCGGACCTTTGGCCAACGGCTTCGACTATTACTTCGGTATCTCGGCATCCCTGAATATGTCTCCTTTCTGTTTCATCAGAAACGATCGCCCCGTGATTCTGCCTACGATTCCTTCGGAACGGATACAGACCGAGTTTCTGTCCGTCGACCAGGGCATGCGCTCACCCGATTTTACAATCCGCAGTGTGATGCCCACCCTGACCGGTGAAGCGGTGCAGTTTATCGAGCGACAGGCGAAGCACTCGCCCGAGCGACCTTTCTTTCTGTATTTCCCGCTGACAGCTCCACACCTGCCACTGGTACCCAACGACGAATTCATAGGCAAAAGTGCTGCGGGCGAATATGGGGATTTTGTGCTTGAGGTGGATGCGACTGTCGGCGCAATTATGGAAGCCCTGCAGCGAAGCGGTAAGGCGGACAACACCCTGTTCATTTTCACTTCAGATAACGGCGGTCTCTATCACTGGTGGACTCCGCAGGAGACCGACGACCTCAAGTACTATAAGCCCAATCATCGGGGGCAGTACGTCAAAGATCGTGGCCATCAGGGAAATGCCCACCTCCGGGGTACGAAGGCTGACATCTGGGAAGGCGGCCACCGCGTTCCCTTCATCGTCCGCTGGCCCGGGCAGACACCTGCCGGGACATCGAATGCCGAACTGGTGGAACTGACCGACCTGCTGGCGACCTGTGCGGCGATCACGGATCAAAAGCTGCCGGCCGGTGAGGGAGAAGACAGCGTCAACATTCTGCCCGCCCTGCTGGGTAAAGAGCTTAAGCAGCCGCTACGCGATTACGCGATTCATCACTCACTGTGGGGCCATTTTTCGGTTCGCCAGGGTCCCTGGAAAATGGTTCCCAAACGGGGCTCCGGCGGCTTCACCCGCGCCCGCGAAGTCGAGCCCCAACCGGGCGAACCAACGGGGCAACTCTACAATCTGAAACAGGATCCCTCAGAGACAAAGAATGTCTGGCAGGAACACCCCGAAGTCGTTGAGCGGCTCTCAAAGATCCTGAAACAGGTTCAGGGAGATGACAAGTAA
- a CDS encoding EthD family reductase: MYRLTVMYGHPEDPAEFDRYYREVHIPLARQIKGLTGWTIGKCQSAEAGNPPPYYLIVSLYAESATAMQQILESPEGQATIADVPNFATGGVMFMYDEEEVLIPVELS, encoded by the coding sequence ATGTATCGCCTGACAGTAATGTATGGACACCCGGAAGACCCTGCGGAATTTGATCGCTATTATCGCGAAGTACACATCCCCCTGGCCAGACAGATCAAAGGGCTCACCGGCTGGACGATCGGCAAATGCCAGTCAGCCGAGGCGGGTAACCCGCCCCCTTACTATCTGATTGTCAGCCTGTATGCGGAATCTGCGACCGCGATGCAGCAGATTCTGGAAAGCCCCGAAGGTCAGGCAACGATCGCTGACGTCCCGAACTTTGCGACCGGCGGTGTGATGTTCATGTATGATGAGGAAGAAGTACTCATTCCTGTGGAGCTCAGTTAA
- a CDS encoding phosphoenolpyruvate hydrolase family protein, with the protein MPESRTAILKRLREKVAAGLPIIGGGAGTGLSAKCEEAGGIDLIVIYNSGRYRMAGRGSLAGLMPYGNANEIVKDLGREVLPVVSDTPVLAGVCGTDPFLLRDLFLQELQAMGFAGIQNFPTVGLIDGQFRANLEETGMGFDLEIECIRAAHDLDLLTTPYAFDAEQAQQLTASGADIVVAHMGLTSGGSIGATTGKTLDDSVESIRTMVDAAKSERDDVLLLCHGGPIAMPDDAQYIFDRVAGIDGFYGASSMERLPTEVALTAQVRQFGELRLTPR; encoded by the coding sequence ATGCCGGAATCCAGAACAGCCATCCTGAAACGCCTGCGGGAGAAAGTAGCTGCAGGACTGCCCATCATCGGCGGAGGTGCGGGGACGGGGCTGAGTGCCAAGTGCGAAGAAGCGGGCGGGATCGACCTGATTGTGATCTACAACTCGGGCCGCTATCGGATGGCCGGACGAGGTTCGCTGGCAGGACTGATGCCTTACGGTAATGCCAATGAAATCGTCAAGGATCTGGGGCGGGAAGTTCTGCCTGTCGTCAGTGACACACCGGTGCTGGCGGGAGTGTGTGGTACTGATCCCTTTCTGCTGCGTGACCTGTTCCTTCAGGAACTGCAGGCGATGGGGTTTGCGGGCATTCAGAATTTTCCGACCGTGGGACTGATTGATGGTCAGTTCCGAGCCAATCTCGAAGAGACCGGCATGGGCTTTGACCTGGAGATCGAGTGCATCCGTGCCGCCCACGACCTGGATCTGCTTACCACGCCTTACGCCTTCGATGCCGAGCAGGCACAACAGCTGACCGCCTCCGGGGCCGATATTGTGGTGGCACACATGGGGCTGACCAGTGGTGGTTCGATTGGCGCCACGACGGGAAAAACCCTGGATGACTCGGTCGAATCAATCCGCACGATGGTCGATGCGGCCAAAAGCGAACGCGACGACGTGCTGCTGCTCTGTCACGGTGGGCCAATCGCGATGCCCGACGATGCGCAGTATATCTTTGACCGAGTCGCGGGCATTGACGGATTTTATGGCGCCAGTTCCATGGAACGGCTCCCGACCGAGGTCGCGCTGACTGCACAGGTCCGCCAGTTTGGGGAACTGCGTTTGACTCCCCGATAA